A window from Oncorhynchus mykiss isolate Arlee chromosome 9, USDA_OmykA_1.1, whole genome shotgun sequence encodes these proteins:
- the LOC110531458 gene encoding galactose-3-O-sulfotransferase 2 gives MVFKRRARRMRLGLGCYRVGPTWLWKALLVFVAIAFAGQLLGVIYNKSLQQDRSWWLFSSDGQGPSLGFCRPRSHVMFLKTHKTASSTVLNILYRYGEEKDLRFALPLGYQFGYPLPFNAHRVKGYRGPRVAEFSIIGNHMRFNKPEVEKVMPADTFYFSILRDPVALTESSYAYYKSVAPAFRKAKGLGDFADNPQKYYDPRLRNNHYARNLLWYDFGLDHNANFSTTLTQRGEVAIRRAFKLILVSEHFDESMVLLRHALCWPLDAVVSFSLNARQQKSNGGSSWVDKAAAAQHPAMALTDNQRQKLREWNALDWHLYQAFNRSFWDEVDRFGRARMDQEVVLLRTRRELLAKACLREGGRPVEASRIRDKNIRPFQSGLVKILGYELQPGLDNATRQACLRMIRPEIQYKDLLDARQFPRAAPQPAQAPPPAIPAGGAYMRKGPSQLRTGELGVEGGGRMGEEERDWDGSRLSRSNNNNQTLVRERWKRGEKEHKIVFHPELIPGGEWIRLNPD, from the exons ATGGTTTTCAAACGGAGAGCGAG gagGATGCGTCTTGGGCTGGGGTGCTATCGGGTGGGTCCCACGTGGCTCTGGAAGGCCCTGCTGGTGTTCGTGGCCATTGCCTTCGCAGGACAGCTCCTGGGAGTCATCTACAAcaaaag CCTCCAGCAGGACAGGTCGTGGTGGTTGTTCTCATCCGATGGCCAGGGCCCGTCTCTGGGCTTCTGTCGGCCCCGCAGCCACGTCATGTTCCTGAAAACCCACAAGACAGCCAGCAGCACCGTCCTCAACATTCTCTACCGATACGGAGAG GAGAAGGACCTGCGCTTCGCCCTGCCTCTGGGGTATCAGTTCGGCTACCCCCTCCCTTTCAACGCCCACAGGGTCAAAGGTTACAGAGGGCCCCGTGTGGCAGAATTCAGCATCATTGGAAACCACATGCGCTTCAACAAACCAGAG GTAGAGAAGGTGATGCCAGCCGACACCTTCTATTTCTCCATCCTTCGTGACCCTGTAGCGCTCACTGAGTCGTCCTACGCCTACTACAAATCCGTTGCCCCTGCCTTCAGGAAAGCCAAAG GCCTAGGAGACTTCGCCGACAACCCCCAGAAGTACTACGACCCCCGTCTCCGTAACAACCACTACGCTCGCAACCTGCTGTGGTACGACTTCGGCCTGGACCACAACGCCAACTTCTCCACCACACTGACGCAACGAGGTGAAGTGGCCATTCGACGTGCCTTCAAACTCATCCTGGTCTCGGAGCACTTTGACGAATCCATGGTACTGCTCCGCCACGCCCTCTGTTGGCCTCTGGACGCTGTCGTCTCCTTTAGCCTGAACGCCCGGCAGCAAAAGTCCAATGGAGGCAGCTCCTGGGTGGATAAAGCGGCCGCTGCTCAGCACCCCGCCATGGCTCTCACAGACAACCAACGGCAGAAGCTCCGGGAGTGGAACGCCCTGGACTGGCACCTCTATCAGGCATTCAACCGCTCCTTTTGGGACGAGGTGGATCGCTTTGGGAGAGCCAGAATGGACCAAGAGGTCGTTCTACTCCGGACCCGCCGGGAGTTGCTGGCCAAAGCTTGCCTGAGGGAAGGCGGGAGGCCGGTAGAGGCAAGCCGCATCCGGGACAAGAACATCAGGCCCTTCCAGAGCGGTTTGGTGAAGATCCTAGGATATGAGCTCCAGCCTGGGCTGGACAACGCTACCCGTCAGGCCTGTCTGAGGATGATCAGGCCGGAGATCCAGTATAAAGACCTGCTAGATGCCAGGCAGTTCCCCAGGGCAGCTCCCCAGCCTGCCCAGGCTCCGCCCCCAGCTATCCCTGCTGGGGGAGCCTACATGAGGAAAGGCCCCTCCCAACTCAGGACAGGAGAGctgggagtggagggaggagggaggatgggggaggaggagagggactgggACGGGAGTCGGTTATCgcgtagtaataataataaccaaACATTGGTgcgagagaggtggaagagaggggaaaaggaacATAAGATAGTTTTCCATCCAGAATTAATTCCAGGTGGGGAGTGGATAAGACTAAACCCCGACTGA